The proteins below come from a single Mytilus edulis chromosome 5, xbMytEdul2.2, whole genome shotgun sequence genomic window:
- the LOC139524274 gene encoding uncharacterized protein: MVDPITGFTVVTFCSLIHEIKGSNSTVTATYTETYPKIVITICIALFGVILAVIIAKVANVCHDRAVIEDDASDISDNTKNIIRARLSLIALQRKARNVGIGTKFFRLWSRKANDTLTGNESDKTSSTVITVEEAKSKTKEKDKNALSNKLTVLLSNKIKQGPEDGSKTKNSNIQSSENSKASTSITNNSSPSPKLKHKLPISRPPSGKKQETFIGPNVSRSNSITDSRPDSRADFVTKVSPGKPRDVTSATGVSISVSINGSNGNNKTKKSVTFQEFVEVNGDHSSSTKAADISNSNKSNLKKT; the protein is encoded by the exons ATGGTGGACCCTATCACTGGGTTCACAGTTGTTACTTTTTGCTCACTGATACATGAAATAAAAG GTTCCAATAGTACGGTTACGGCAACTTACACCGAAACGTACCCTAAAATAGTCATAACTATCTGTATAGCATTGTTTGGTGTAATTCTTGCAGTTATTATAGCAAAGGTAGCTAATGTCTGCCATGATAGAGCTGTTATTGAGGATGACGCCAGCGACATTAGTGACAACACGAAAAATATCATCAGAGCTAGACTGTCGCTTATAGCATTACAAAGGAAGGCCAGAAATGTAGGAATAGGCACGAAGTTTTTCCGACTGTGGTCAAGAAAAGCGAATGATACATTAACAGGAAATGAAAGTGACAAGACTTCAAGTACTGTTATTACTGTAGAAGAAGCGAAATCAAAGACTAAAGAAAAGGATAAAAATGCATTGTCTAATAAATTGACTGTCCTACtatcaaacaaaattaaacaagGACCCGAGGACGGATCAAAAACTAAGAATAGCAATATACAATCAAGTGAAAATAGTAAAGCATCAACTTCTATTACAAACAATAGTTCTCCTTCtccaaaattaaaacacaaattacCCATAAGCAGACCGCCGTCTGGTAAAAAACAAGAAACTTTTATAGGACCTAATGTTTCTAGATCGAATTCTATAACTGACTCTAGACCTGATTCTAGAGCGGACTTTGTAACTAAAGTTTCTCCTGGTAAACCACGTGATGTTACGTCAGCAACAGGTGTTTCTATTAGTGTTTCTATAAATGGAAGTAATGGCAATAATAAGACAAAGAAAAGTGTTACATTTCAAGAGTTTGTAGAAGTTAACGGGGACCATTCTTCTAGTACAAAGGCTGCAGATATTAGTAATTCAAATAAATCTAATTTGAAAaagacatga